The DNA segment ctctctctctctctctctctctctctctctctctctacaattgACGAAAGTTGTGATTCATTTGACAGGGAGCTTCCATCAACACATTCCCTACACAAAAGAAATCTTACCCCTTTGTATACTTTGGTAATGGGACATTTCCACCGAGGTAACATTGTTGAGATCATTGTCAGGAGCTTAGTGTGTTGTAATCAATTTGGCGATCTTTTACCGATTAGTTCACATTTGCAGCAATTGCACTCAACTGGACAAGAATTTGGTGAAAGGCAAAATAGTTTTGTGTGGATCTCCTTCCGATGGATCGGGGCCTTTGCTTGCTGGGGCTGAAGGCGCGGTGATGTTGGATAAAAGGATCCTCGATAGTTCAAGAACATTTCCTCTCCCAGCTCTTCTAGTTGGCTACTCCGAAGGCAAGAAACTGATGGAGTACATAAGAAAGGCCAAGTAAGTTCAACTCTCTTCATAACAAGTTCACATAAACATCATCAGCTGTGCTTATATTTTGTTGTGGATTCAGGAATCCCGTAGCCAATATACACAAGAGTAAAACAGTGTTTGATTCCAAAGCTCCGGTTGTTGCTTCCTTCTCATCCAGAGGGCCCAACATGATCACACCCAACATCTTGAAGGTAATCCTACTCGATTCAGATGTCTTTTGTTGTctattcatgatcatatttgagtaATCATGTTGAGACGATGTGAATGTAGCCTGATATAAGCGCTCCTGGAGTTGAGATTTTGGCCGCCTGGTCACCCGAAGCCTCCATGTCAATCTACCCTAATGACACGCGCTCTGTAATGTACAACATCATATCGGGAACTTCCATGGCCTGTCCTCATGTGACCGGCGCCGCCGCTTTCCTCAAGTCATTCCACCCCGAGTGGTCTCCTGCTGCCATCATGTCTGCTCTTATGACAACAGGTAATTAATCTATCAACAATCTTAGATTAATGGAGATCGATATGACATCACAACTAACAACTGCTAATGGCATCTCCAACGCAGCCACCCCCATGAATCCTTCCCTGCATCGAGATGCAGAACTCGCGTACGGAGCCGGGCAACTCAATCCAATAAAGGCACTTGATCCAGGTTTAGTGTACGATGCTTCGGAGAAGGACTACGTGCAGATGTTGTGTGATGAAGGTTACAATGCATCTACAATAAGGCTTATAACCGGAGATAATAGCAGCTGTTCAGGTGATTCCACGAGAAGCGCAAGTGATCTGAACTACCCTTCTATGGCTTTATATGTCAAACCGGATGAGCAAGTCAGAGGAAAGTTCTCGAGGACAGTTACCAACGTTGGCGATGCAAATTCTACATATAAGGCAGTGATCAAAACAGATCCAAACATTAAAGTGAGTCTGAGTCCCACGGTGTTGTCATTTAAAAGAAGATACGGGAAACAACAGTTCATGGTGAGAGTTTCTGGAGGACCATCAGCGTTGAATTCTCTCGCCTCAGCTGCCATCACTTGGTCGGATGGCAAGCACAGTGTGAGAAGTCCAATCAGCATCTTCACAGATTTTACTGTTTAATTCTATGGCAGATTCATGATTCTTGGGGAAGTGTTGTTATTGATGTTGTGTTCTTGAAATTGACTGGAATACGTAATAATTCTTTCATTAATAATACAAGATTCTTTCATGTCAAGATCACCAGCAAAGTTTGATGTTTTAATTAATGAATCTGGACCCATACCAATATACACCGGCATATCCATGCACGATATGCCGGTGTATATCATAgtataaagaaagaaaagaggaaaaggAAGATAAGTTCCAAACACGGAGGTGACAGACAGTAAGATCTTTGGCAGTCATAGGTTGCACCAAGAAACAAGTTAATGTTCAAAAAGTAAACATAGAACATCAAGAAACACTATTTAGAGATTAAATTTAAGATGAAGATAAACAATCAAAGCAACTAAAACATATAGTGAGGTTTtcgtttttgtttttgttctggAAAATAAAATATTGAAAAGTGTATCTTGCTCAAGATCTGAAATGAAATAAGGTTTATCATCAAAGACAATCATCTGTGTGATTGAAATTTCTTTCCTTACTGTTAGTATAACATGTTTATGACCACCAGGTTAACATAAAGAAAACATCCAATGAAACCAGTATCCCGTTCATCGGGAGTAGGTCCATTTGCTTGGAAAACATGCTGGAATTGCCTCATGCACTTGGTGTTATGGTCAAAGTTTACTTGATCTCGTTTTTCTTGCCACAGAAGGAACTTAAGAATGGTTCAACACCAAATAAAGGATCGAGCATCAGTTGGAAGcaaatggataaaagaaacaaTT comes from the Musa acuminata AAA Group cultivar baxijiao chromosome BXJ1-10, Cavendish_Baxijiao_AAA, whole genome shotgun sequence genome and includes:
- the LOC135595599 gene encoding subtilisin-like protease SBT4.3, whose product is MAVLNSSTQILFSLPVLISFSLLISIASADEERKVYIVYMGDSPSSDYSAQPHHNLLNQVLEGLSSTKSLIHSYRSFNGLAARLTAKEKERIAGTKGVVSVFPSKNLQPSTTRSWDFLSFPESVKRNLPLERDIIVGVIDTGIWPESASFRDEGFGPPPRRWKGACENLKCNNKIIGARYFNSYNDTTHEASPRDYDGHGTHTASTVAGRSVRNVSLYGLAGGMARGAVPSARLAVYKVCWPAGCAGEDLLAAFDHAIADGVDIISISIGSERASDYFEDPIAIGAFHAMKKGILTSASGGNEGRSGRGTVGNVAPWMLVSAASSIDRRIIDTLVSGDRRTIVGASINTFPTQKKSYPFVYFGNGTFPPSNCTQLDKNLVKGKIVLCGSPSDGSGPLLAGAEGAVMLDKRILDSSRTFPLPALLVGYSEGKKLMEYIRKAKNPVANIHKSKTVFDSKAPVVASFSSRGPNMITPNILKPDISAPGVEILAAWSPEASMSIYPNDTRSVMYNIISGTSMACPHVTGAAAFLKSFHPEWSPAAIMSALMTTATPMNPSLHRDAELAYGAGQLNPIKALDPGLVYDASEKDYVQMLCDEGYNASTIRLITGDNSSCSGDSTRSASDLNYPSMALYVKPDEQVRGKFSRTVTNVGDANSTYKAVIKTDPNIKVSLSPTVLSFKRRYGKQQFMVRVSGGPSALNSLASAAITWSDGKHSVRSPISIFTDFTV